The proteins below come from a single Hippea jasoniae genomic window:
- a CDS encoding pseudouridine synthase, with protein MRINRYIANSLNISRRKADEYIKAGRVSLNGVKVEGFIDVKDGDVVEVDGKRLEFEKSKVYYAFYKPPFVISSTADEQGRKTVCDYFDKDKKLICVGRLDYLSEGLLLVTNDGEFANLVMHPSFKIRKTYLVKTNQPLRAKLLKKMSEGVLLEDGFFKPLVLKKSANPNWIIIAIDTGRNRIIRRFFKAFDVKIDKLKRIAIGNIELKDLKEGSYRELSKEEIEQLKRIACKKAV; from the coding sequence ATGAGAATAAATAGATATATTGCAAATAGTCTGAATATTTCAAGAAGAAAGGCCGATGAATATATTAAAGCTGGCAGGGTAAGCTTAAATGGTGTTAAAGTTGAAGGGTTTATTGATGTAAAAGATGGTGATGTAGTAGAAGTTGATGGTAAAAGATTGGAGTTTGAGAAATCGAAGGTTTATTATGCATTTTACAAGCCACCCTTTGTTATAAGCTCAACCGCTGATGAACAGGGCAGAAAAACGGTATGCGATTATTTCGATAAAGATAAAAAGTTGATCTGTGTGGGCAGACTTGATTACTTATCTGAAGGATTGTTGCTTGTTACAAATGATGGAGAATTTGCCAATCTTGTGATGCATCCTTCATTTAAGATACGCAAGACTTATCTTGTAAAAACAAATCAGCCTTTGAGGGCAAAACTGCTTAAAAAGATGTCTGAAGGGGTGTTGCTTGAGGATGGTTTTTTTAAGCCTCTCGTTTTAAAGAAAAGTGCAAATCCAAACTGGATTATAATAGCCATAGATACAGGCAGAAACAGGATTATAAGAAGATTTTTTAAGGCGTTTGATGTTAAAATCGATAAATTAAAGAGAATTGCCATTGGCAATATCGAATTGAAAGACCTCAAAGAGGGTAGCTATAGAGAACTCTCAAAAGAGGAGATAGAGCAACTCAAAAGGATTGCTTGCAAGAAAGCCGTATGA